GGGCAGCTGATTCTGTTGACGACTGGAGTTTATCAGATCCTGATGAAGTGGATTCCCTTAcagaatttgaaattgttgacgAAGATAGTACAGTTCTAGAATCTCAAAGCAgtgactcttcttcttctcttgaaaTTACGGTAAGCAACAAAGCCCacagatattttatttttagatattAAAATGTATTTATCTCTTCAGAATGTTCATTTTCCTGAAGGCCTTTTGCCAGCCCCACTAGCCGACAGTAGTTCTTCTTTTACCGACGAATCCGGTTGGGACGATCCTAACGGTGAAACGGATAGTAACTTCGACAACTCTCAATCGCAAACCAGTTGGAAATGTCTAAAATGCAGAGCACCAACTTCAGCCCCACGCAATTTCTGCTTCACTTGCTATCAGGTACTGTTATATTTATCACATTCTCACGAAATTTAAGTGTctgacattttcttctttttttactaacaGAAACGGAAATCAAGTCGACCACCACGTCCAGTAAGAAGGTCTAAAAAGCCTGGGAGAACCAAACCATCTGGCACTTCTCTAGACACTGACTGTGCGATGCTGATATCTGCACCTGGCGCTTCAAATGATAACAACATGTGCACAGTGTGCCACGTCGGAATTCGGGATGGTGCCTTCGTTCACAGAAAAACAGCTCATGTGGCAGCTTGTTATGCGtgtactttgaaaatctcaagAAAACCTAACGCAAAGTGTCCTATTTGCCGTCAGTCGATTCAAAACACTataaagattttctttaattaaaaaatcaacacttctcagttctcacgttatttttaaactcgaaaattcatttcttagaaaaaaatccacggaaatattaaaatacatTCAGTTAATATCCtcataaatcatttaaaattatgGCTGACAGTTTTTATACGTTTTTCATTCCATGTTGGAATCATCTGTTGGCCGAAAACGACGTTCTTGAAAATACCTACTACATAGGAGAAAATCAACAGAATGGAAGCGTACTGGATCCAAGCCCACTTGAGAACATTCCAGAGGCCAGGCGTATATTCCAGAACCGCTTCCGTGTATCGAATGTAACTGTGGACTCGCAATAAGCCATCGGATGGACCGTAAATCGGAGAATAGTGCCCATTACGGGTTTCGGTTCCAtctaaaatgataaaatttcaATCGATTGTCGTAAAAAGATAAGATATTTGGAGTGCTTACAGTCACGTTCGTTGTAAGCTCGAAGCAAATCGGAGATTTCAAATTGTCCCATTACGGTTTGATTATAACGGTTGTCTGACTGTCGGTAATTGAGCATTCGCTTCTGCAGCCATTGTAAATCCCCTACGTAGTGCAATCCAGTTAACGGAATGCCAGAATTATATTGAATCACGGCCAATGATTCCATAGTTATGGATGAGATATCCTACAATCACAAAAATACTGATTTGGTCTAACTTATCTTTTAAGTCAATAAAGACTTACTTTTAATCGgtaagaaaatattaaaaataactgaatgaaatgaattgtttgattAGTCTCCAGTTCCAAACTCAAATCTAGTCCATCCATAAGTCCgtcgtcatcttcatctttttccatAACCTAGccagaaaaatcaattattttaaagtttggTAAAGGAATTATTGGCAAAACTCACAGTTATTGATGGAAAATGCAAATATTGACTAGTGAGTGAATTATATTCGGTGAAAGTGCTCCACGTAACGTCGCTGGATGGTGAACGAGCCAAAAGTAATGCCTGGTACTTGAAGCGGACATCCGGTTGTTCTCGATGCACATTATGTTTTACCCAAAATCCATGACTACTGTAGGCAACTAATAAAGGAGAAAATACGCACACTAGAAAACATAAGGACGCGAAAAAACAGGCACGTGAAATCAAAGTCGATTGATATTCTCGTACAAGAGGAGTTGAGTAGAACGTTAATAATGCCATTGCCACACGGCTTGTTTGGAATTGTTTGCCATGTTTGGTAACCATGGTAACCTGATTTAATCGGTTTAACTGTTATTCTTAATAAATGGCATATTTTGTGGAActtggaaaattaaatttattgttttattttagatattgatatttacaaattcagaaaaattttACACCTTCATTTCCACCAAACATAATTATTTCAGCTTTATTTGTTGCCTCAAGTGTCTTTAAAGCTTTTACTAGCAAGGATTGATCCATACCAGCaaattctgaaataaaaaaggtaatcaaaaaattaatgttaCTTAATGATTAGTCAATGTCACTTCTGAGGATAAAATACCTTCATTTTGAACATCATCACCAGCAGTCAATTCGTAAAAGGTGCAGACTGTATTGGTCATTCCCTTGTCTGAAGCATAGCGGTAGATTAAGTTCCCCCATTCTTGAGGATTCTTCCAATAGACAAGACATTGCTTTTTGGCCTTGTCACACCATTCTATTTGGTTGTATTCAAGCAAACTCTCTAGCACTCGGTTGATTCCTTCAGTAGAAAGCTGTCCTTGATAGAGTCAATGTCATAGATATtttgcatttgaaaaattggcaaaaaaaaaaaaacagttactGTCTATGGCTTTGTTCTGAAACAGTGAAATTGACTCTTGGACATCAAGgacaaaaattttgttatgacGACAATAATCGAGCACAAGTTTACGCCATGCCTCTAGTTGTTTTCTCAGAGTATCCAAATTTGGCTGTAAGCTGCATTAAGAAAATAGGCTAAATATTATAGACGCCAAAActacgaaaaatattttcaagttACGTGAAGAATGGGGGGAAATCGTACTCCCAAGGCCATGAAAATTCCATAATAACAACAGAAACTATTATCAACAGAAAACACGACTAGAAGAAATGTCAAAATACCTGATGAGACGGACGgtgcaaattttcaataatgatataaatttttaaatttatgataattttaattaattttaaatatcatCTGTTATACCCTTGaatattttctaatttctaaGAATTATTTACCAAATTTCAATTCgaagaataattattttattttccgacGACTGAGTGACCTTACACAGCTGACTTGCCACTGTCTATGCCTGGTTTGGGCAGTGGAAACTTGTGTGTCGAATCGTTATTAAACTGTTTTCCCCCTAAACTGGAGTTAGTTTAATTTTAGATCATGATTACTTTAACTAAAAGACTCAAAAAGGAAGCAGAAAACAGAAATAACAGTAGTACACCAGTAAAACATGAACATCCTGCTCCTAAAAGAATTAGCATCAGGGACAAGCTTCTTGTTAAAGAGGTAAGGACAGTTGTGACATCTGTTTTAAGTTTATTCAttgtttattgttttgttaTACATGTTTAGGTTCAGGAAATGGAACAGACCATTCCTTCCACATGCAGAGTAAAGTTTGAGAATCCTGATGCTCTCCATGAATTCTCTGTGATCATTCAACCTGACGAGGGTTTCTGGAAAAGTGGAAAGTTTCTCTTTCATGTTGTCATCAATGAAGATTACAACATTTCAGTAATAATTAAATGGGCATTTATTAAGAGGACTATAATTTCAgtgtgtattttttatttctcagcCTCCTATAGTAAAATGCCTGACAAAACTCTGGCATCCAAACATTAGTGAAGAAGGTGAAATCTGTCTCAGCCTTTTGAGACAGAATTCTATTGATGGGCTAGGATGGGCCCCTACTAGAAAGTTAAAAGATGTTGTATGGGGTCTGAATTCTCTCTTCACTGTAAgtcatttaaaatgtttattttgcgTCCGTCTCAAATGTTTAGTTGTACTCGATTTgaaaaatcgttaaaaaatgTGCGTGTGATTAATTCTTCATCAGTTTATTCCTAGTGTTTATAcccatttgatttttatttattaggaCTTGTTAAATTTCGAAGATCCTTTGAATATTGAAGCCGCAGAGCATTACCGGAAAGATCGTTCTTCTTTTGAAGTTAAAGTACGCGAATACGTGAATCAGTTCGCAAAGCGATGAAATGATCTTGGCAGTTTTTGTAAGATTGTGTGCTTGTTGTATGTGTGCCAGTGAATTAATCGTCCAATTGACCATAGTGAATTCACTTTTGTCGATTCAGAATAAAAACtcaatttctcctttttgtaatttagattttttttatacattttACTTGATGTGATCATTGACGCAATCATAACAAATTTGAAACGAGGATGGTAGTAGAATGCAATATGAGAAATCACTAATCAGTATAAGGAAAAGTCAAATTTGGGTGTTGGTTTTCTAATGAATTTCGTATTCTTCAACAATTATTATGAAAATTTcgaatggaaatgaaattttattataaaagTTTTCTGAATTTAAATATGAAACCAGATTTTTCGTTAATTAAATGTAGCACTTTcattataattataataattaatatttttatattacatTTGAGATAGTAGCCTAATATgaatatcaaatcaaatccgTTTGAGCTTTTGAGATCTCAAGAGGAATGGGAATGGTAGGCCCACTGATTTGTGCAGCCACCTACTGGAGAGATTAAAACCTAAGATCATAAAGAACCAGTGTCGGCTGTCGATTCTCGTAATCGAAGTTAAATGCACGTGTGTTTTTGTCCTGTCGGTAAATTCTCTGTCTAGTAATCGGTTTTTTGGTTAATCCATGAACCGAATAACGAAAGTTAACATCAGCTGGTAATGTATCATCATTCATATTAAAAGAGAATAAGAATGAAATTACTAATTTTATTATCTTTCTACAGGGCCATATTGGTAATAACTGGGCTTGGAAGCTTCGCTCTAGCGAAATCAGTCGTGGACAAGCAAAGATACGagcatatgaaaagtcgagaTCGTATGAAAAATTCCAACGTTGGTGAATACGAACCAAGCACTCGAAAGTTTTAGAActacaaaaaacatttcctaACAACAAAATGGCAGCCACAATACCTCAGATGGATGCAGCAAAAATGCAGTTGGTACAAGatctggaaattgaaatgatgtCCGACATGTACAACAGGATGACTGCTGCTTGCCACAAGAAGTGCATACCCCCTAAGTATAAAGATGCTGAACTGGTCAAGGGTGAATCAGTTTGTCTAGATCGATGTGTAGCAAAATATTTGGATATTCATGAACGTGTTGGCAGGAAATTGACACAAATGTCTTTACAAGATGATGAGgcagtaaaaaaattacagggGGAAATGCCCAGAATGTAATTCACATGAAGTGTTTATGTAGCATTGAATTTGTAATAACATGAGATCAACATCAGTCtaccttttccttttcattaCTTATTATCAGAACCCCTACTTGAATGAAAATCATTCCAATAATTCCGATGAAACCAACATACTCTCCAAGGAACACCGTCCCCAAGATTCCCTGTAATAGATTAAGcaagtaattaatttttaaattccataaATTTTGTGAAGTGAATTTGTTTTACTGTGACTAGGAAATTTACAGCTGAAGTTGTCACAACTGATTGAACTGTCGTTGGACACAACTGCAGTGCCTTGGCAGTCAACGTAAGCATCAGAGAGTTGAAGGTGAGTGTAGCTAATGCAAAAAAGCCTCTAATCATCCATGAGTTCTGTGAAAAGTAAACAGTGATTAAAATGCTTTACTGAAGTAAAGTAATGTTGAGATTACATAGGATGGTGGAATGTAAGGATCCAAGATTCGGACAAGTACTTGAGGGTTCTCCGGTGAAAGCGCAAATTTGGCACATATTCCAGCAAAAGCTGCACAAACTCCAGCTAAAGAAGCATTAGTCATACCACTGGGAGCCATTTCTTATAGATATTTAAGTTTTTAACCGGGAAATTGCATTGGTTTGCATTATTTTTGTGCGTCGGATTGTTCAACGATCGACTGTCACCTGGTGTACGATCTAGGCAACATTGAAACAGCGCTCATTTGAAAACTAAAGTCAAGGACAAAGAAATTCATCCGTTACATGCAAATTTCATGCGAATTATCAATCAAACCACCATTATTTGCACGTCAAAAGCCATACGAGCGCGCCCCATCTCGACACAAATAATGTTGAGCAATTAGCGAACGAATACTAGTTTTGGAAACTTAACGCTCCTAGTCAAAGTCGTTTTAGTTCAGTGCTGGTCGAAACGCATTGATCAATAACCTGTATATTTTctaaacatttcaattaaattattttttttttttttatatataacaaACGTTATAATACCGTAAATAAATAAGGGTGTGGCGATTTGCAATAGATGCCGCTAAAAGCCTGTCCTTGGGACGTTCAGGCGTTGGTCGCATCTATTCGGAGTAAAACACAAATTCCGAAAATCTTTATCCAAGCTATCTCCTAAAAATACCACCTTGATATTAAGTAAAGggtgttaaaaataaaataaacagaacGGTTCGCTTTTGCCAAAGATGGATTTGAGGATTTCTCATCGCGGCATAAATAATTGGCACCATTCCACTCTAATACTGAAATTTTCATAGGAGCAGAAGAAACCAACAACGGGATCGATTATTTCTTTAGTCGGGAGAAAAGTGATAGCGAACTCAGGTAGAAAACAACGCATAAAGCCTATTATCTCATGCCATGGGGTGAGCTAGCTATCATGTCTGCCTTTTTCACATCGCTGGGAACTACTAGGCGACAGTCGGCAAATATTGATCCACTCATAAAgtccaacttcttctttttaccattaaaaaaaaagtttatcttGAATCGGATTAAACGACCGATAAATGCAAATGTGAAACTCGTCGCGACGCAAAAGTCCGAAGATCAAAATTAATGGATTCTTTCTTAATAGTGTGTTATGTTGTTCGcgtgtttattttcttcatggcCAGAGTTTCTCCAAAATAGTATGAAGATGTTCATTTACACTATCTCATCTTATGATTTCTGCCTGGAGCTTattcctttttgtatttttctcgtCGCataattttctctcctttttctttcaactttttctttttttttcagtttgtttCGTGCCGCTCCCGGCCATCGTCGGGTCACTACGTACGTACACGTATGAGCATCAGGGATTTGATATCGACGACAGGGGCGGACTCCGGCGCTGTGTGtctgttttcttctcttgttgCTACGCCACAGCGCTGTCCGCATAATAATGGGCTGATTCAAAATGCATAACTGGGGAGAGAGC
Above is a genomic segment from Daphnia pulicaria isolate SC F1-1A chromosome 8, SC_F0-13Bv2, whole genome shotgun sequence containing:
- the LOC124311352 gene encoding E3 ubiquitin-protein ligase Mdm2-like, producing the protein MDTHSVMICDGVQMEEPARKRFCPDFLSTGSGSSSCDGVNVNDADDDDKESVYSWQSYETAWAADSVDDWSLSDPDEVDSLTEFEIVDEDSTVLESQSSDSSSSLEITNVHFPEGLLPAPLADSSSSFTDESGWDDPNGETDSNFDNSQSQTSWKCLKCRAPTSAPRNFCFTCYQKRKSSRPPRPVRRSKKPGRTKPSGTSLDTDCAMLISAPGASNDNNMCTVCHVGIRDGAFVHRKTAHVAACYACTLKISRKPNAKCPICRQSIQNTIKIFFN
- the LOC124311296 gene encoding transmembrane protein 231-like, with product MVTKHGKQFQTSRVAMALLTFYSTPLVREYQSTLISRACFFASLCFLVCVFSPLLVAYSSHGFWVKHNVHREQPDVRFKYQALLLARSPSSDVTWSTFTEYNSLTSQYLHFPSITVMEKDEDDDGLMDGLDLSLELETNQTIHFIQLFLIFSYRLKDISSITMESLAVIQYNSGIPLTGLHYVGDLQWLQKRMLNYRQSDNRYNQTVMGQFEISDLLRAYNERDYGTETRNGHYSPIYGPSDGLLRVHSYIRYTEAVLEYTPGLWNVLKWAWIQYASILLIFSYVVGIFKNVVFGQQMIPTWNEKRIKTVSHNFK
- the LOC124311439 gene encoding NEDD8-conjugating enzyme UBE2F-like, which gives rise to MITLTKRLKKEAENRNNSSTPVKHEHPAPKRISIRDKLLVKEVQEMEQTIPSTCRVKFENPDALHEFSVIIQPDEGFWKSGKFLFHVVINEDYNISPPIVKCLTKLWHPNISEEGEICLSLLRQNSIDGLGWAPTRKLKDVVWGLNSLFTDLLNFEDPLNIEAAEHYRKDRSSFEVKVREYVNQFAKR
- the LOC124311458 gene encoding vacuolar protein-sorting-associated protein 25-like; amino-acid sequence: MEFSWPWEYDFPPFFTLQPNLDTLRKQLEAWRKLVLDYCRHNKIFVLDVQESISLFQNKAIDRQLSTEGINRVLESLLEYNQIEWCDKAKKQCLVYWKNPQEWGNLIYRYASDKGMTNTVCTFYELTAGDDVQNEEFAGMDQSLLVKALKTLEATNKAEIIMFGGNEGVKFF
- the LOC124311499 gene encoding uncharacterized protein LOC124311499; the encoded protein is MAPSGMTNASLAGVCAAFAGICAKFALSPENPQVLVRILDPYIPPSYNSWMIRGFFALATLTFNSLMLTLTAKALQLCPTTVQSVVTTSAVNFLVTGILGTVFLGEYVGFIGIIGMIFIQVGVLIISNEKEKVD